From the Leucobacter tenebrionis genome, one window contains:
- a CDS encoding TIGR01777 family oxidoreductase has translation MGGHVVIAGGSGLIGGALTWLLQAEGFRITHLVRRPPAGSHEVEWLTAAPAHLDPAVLDGADAVICLNGASIGRLPWTASYRRTLRESRLIPTRTLATALRELGTRAPAFLCASAVGYYGDRPGEALDETSSQGSTFLAELCGAWEREALAAGRHTRVVLLRTAPLLHAEGVLKPMIALARLGLSGPLGRGTQLWPWISLDDEVRAIRHLIGTDIEGPVNLCGPTRASADEIGRALATALHRPYLLPAPAPALRLGLGSDAAESLLLADADVRPAVLERSGFEFEHPTAAQAIAAALAG, from the coding sequence ATGGGCGGACACGTGGTGATCGCGGGCGGATCGGGACTGATCGGCGGTGCTCTCACCTGGTTGCTGCAGGCCGAGGGATTCCGGATCACCCACCTGGTGCGGCGCCCGCCGGCCGGGTCGCACGAGGTCGAATGGCTCACGGCCGCGCCCGCGCACCTCGACCCCGCCGTGCTCGACGGCGCCGACGCGGTGATCTGCCTCAACGGCGCGAGCATCGGCCGGCTGCCCTGGACGGCCTCGTACCGCCGCACCCTGCGGGAGTCACGGCTGATCCCGACCCGCACCCTCGCCACGGCTCTGCGCGAGCTGGGCACGCGTGCCCCCGCGTTCCTCTGCGCCTCCGCCGTCGGCTACTACGGCGACCGGCCCGGGGAGGCGCTCGACGAGACGAGCTCGCAGGGATCCACATTCCTCGCCGAGCTGTGCGGGGCGTGGGAGCGCGAGGCGCTCGCCGCCGGACGGCACACGAGGGTCGTGCTGCTGCGCACCGCACCGCTGCTGCACGCGGAGGGCGTGCTGAAACCCATGATCGCCCTCGCGCGTCTCGGGCTGAGCGGTCCGCTCGGGCGGGGCACGCAGCTCTGGCCCTGGATCTCGCTCGATGACGAGGTGCGGGCGATCCGGCATCTCATCGGCACCGACATCGAGGGTCCGGTCAATCTCTGCGGCCCGACCCGCGCCTCCGCGGACGAGATCGGCCGCGCGCTCGCCACCGCGCTGCACCGGCCCTACCTGCTGCCCGCGCCGGCGCCGGCGCTAAGATTGGGGCTCGGCAGCGATGCCGCCGAGTCGCTGCTGCTGGCGGATGCCGATGTGCGCCCCGCGGTGCTCGAGCGCTCCGGTTTCGAGTTCGAGCATCCGACCGCCGCGCAGGCGATCGCCGCCGCGCTCGCGGGGTGA
- a CDS encoding protein adenylyltransferase SelO gives MATTETSDDTSVDHPRTDPAAPRERSLGGGPLESVELGSSFADRIPELALPWKAMRPEHPAILALNEPLARELGIDPGSLRGERGVRWLLGNELSEGSRPVAQVYSGHQFGAYSPRLGDGRALLLGEIVDAAGTMRDLHLKGSGRTPFARGGDGFAAVGPMLREYLMGEAMHALGIPTTRALTVVATGQRVMRDDSLDPLPGAVLARVASSHLRVGTFQYARSLGDIELLRRLADFAIERHYPELAAREHPYLALLEAVIDAQARLVASWMLVGFVHGVMNTDNMTISGETIDYGPCAFMDAYDPATVFSSIDHRGRYAYGAQPAVAGWNLTRFAEAVLPLLSDDPGEAERLALGALQRFGGAYDEAWTAGMRRKLGLASGDADRAAGGAGAAGVTGTAGVTGAAGAAEATGAAGGSGAAEAAGTADDEVAPSADDESVAALAAELLRELHEQGLDYTGAFRALAEAARVRGGRGAGGVAGAGGAGAGSGGGAGGAEPESYAELFRDGREPGPWFERWLSLSPDPAAMDAVNPVYIPRNHLVDEALVAATDGDLAPFEELLDAVTRPYAVRPGLERYAAPDPEGRRHITYCGT, from the coding sequence ATGGCTACCACCGAGACCAGCGACGATACGAGCGTCGACCATCCGCGGACGGATCCCGCAGCCCCGCGTGAGCGGTCGCTCGGCGGCGGTCCGCTCGAGAGCGTCGAACTCGGCAGCTCGTTCGCGGATCGCATCCCCGAGCTCGCCCTGCCCTGGAAGGCGATGCGGCCCGAGCATCCGGCGATCCTCGCCCTGAATGAACCGCTCGCCCGCGAGCTGGGGATCGATCCAGGTTCCCTGCGAGGGGAGCGCGGCGTGCGCTGGCTGCTCGGCAACGAGCTCTCCGAGGGCAGCAGGCCCGTGGCGCAGGTCTACTCGGGGCATCAGTTCGGCGCCTACTCGCCGAGACTCGGCGACGGCCGCGCGCTGCTGCTCGGCGAGATCGTCGATGCGGCCGGGACCATGCGAGACCTGCACCTGAAGGGATCGGGCCGCACGCCGTTCGCGCGCGGCGGAGACGGCTTCGCCGCGGTCGGACCGATGCTGCGCGAGTACCTCATGGGTGAGGCCATGCACGCCCTCGGTATCCCCACGACCCGCGCGCTCACCGTCGTCGCGACGGGGCAGCGGGTCATGCGCGACGACTCGCTCGACCCGCTGCCCGGTGCCGTGCTCGCGAGGGTCGCGAGCAGCCACCTCCGCGTCGGCACCTTCCAGTACGCGCGATCCCTCGGGGACATCGAACTGCTGCGGCGCCTCGCCGACTTCGCGATCGAGCGGCACTACCCCGAGCTCGCAGCCCGAGAGCACCCCTATCTCGCGCTGCTGGAGGCTGTGATCGATGCGCAGGCGCGCCTCGTCGCCTCCTGGATGCTCGTCGGCTTCGTGCACGGCGTCATGAACACCGACAACATGACGATCTCAGGGGAGACCATCGACTACGGGCCGTGCGCGTTCATGGACGCGTACGACCCGGCGACGGTGTTCAGCTCGATCGACCATCGCGGCCGATACGCCTACGGGGCACAGCCGGCCGTCGCGGGATGGAATCTCACACGATTCGCCGAAGCCGTGCTGCCGCTGCTCTCGGACGACCCCGGCGAGGCCGAGCGGCTCGCGCTCGGGGCGCTGCAGCGCTTCGGGGGAGCCTACGACGAGGCCTGGACCGCGGGGATGCGGCGCAAGCTCGGTCTGGCGAGCGGGGACGCGGACCGGGCTGCCGGGGGCGCTGGGGCTGCTGGGGTCACTGGGACTGCTGGGGTCACTGGGGCTGCCGGGGCTGCTGAGGCCACTGGGGCTGCCGGGGGCAGCGGGGCCGCTGAGGCCGCCGGGACCGCCGATGATGAGGTCGCGCCGTCTGCCGATGATGAGTCGGTGGCCGCGCTCGCCGCGGAGCTGCTGCGCGAGTTGCACGAGCAGGGGCTGGATTACACGGGAGCGTTCCGCGCCCTCGCCGAGGCGGCCCGGGTGCGGGGCGGCCGGGGTGCCGGCGGTGTTGCTGGTGCTGGTGGCGCTGGTGCTGGCTCTGGCGGCGGTGCCGGGGGTGCGGAGCCCGAATCCTATGCGGAGCTGTTCCGAGACGGGAGGGAGCCGGGCCCCTGGTTCGAGCGCTGGCTCTCGCTCAGCCCCGATCCCGCTGCCATGGACGCGGTCAACCCGGTCTACATCCCTCGCAACCACCTCGTGGACGAGGCGCTCGTCGCGGCGACGGACGGGGATCTCGCCCCCTTCGAGGAGCTGCTCGATGCTGTGACGAGGCCGTACGCGGTGCGGCCCGGTCTCGAGCGGTATGCGGCTCCCGACCCCGAGGGGCGCCGTCACATCACCTACTGCGGGACGTGA